A stretch of the Glutamicibacter sp. JL.03c genome encodes the following:
- a CDS encoding DUF948 domain-containing protein, producing MSGSDIAGLIAAGAFVVLVVLLAVPIIKLGKVFDELRTTIKDVSDGTTPLLGEVANTVATTNDQLKKVDTITTNVSDTTANVSALSSLVAATVGKPLIKVAAFTEGVKAAMNTKPSGKARRSR from the coding sequence ATGTCCGGTTCGGATATTGCAGGGCTTATCGCAGCCGGCGCGTTTGTTGTACTAGTAGTGCTGCTGGCCGTGCCGATCATCAAGTTAGGCAAGGTGTTTGATGAGCTTCGCACCACGATCAAAGACGTGTCCGACGGAACCACCCCGTTGCTAGGTGAAGTCGCCAACACCGTGGCGACCACTAACGACCAGCTCAAGAAGGTCGATACGATCACCACCAACGTTTCTGATACGACCGCCAATGTTTCTGCGCTGTCCTCTTTGGTAGCAGCCACTGTCGGCAAGCCGCTGATCAAGGTGGCCGCATTCACCGAAGGTGTGAAGGCCGCGATGAACACCAAGCCGAGCGGCAAGGCACGCCGCAGCCGCTAA
- the rpsD gene encoding 30S ribosomal protein S4, whose protein sequence is MANARARRTVRLSRALGLALTPKAEKYMERRPYGPGQHGRARKKQDSDYAVRLREKQRLRAQYGIREVQMLNAFKEAKRLGGQTGDNLLALLESRLDALVLRAGFARTIQQARQLVVHRHILVNGQRVDRPSFKVQPGQLIHVHEKSEKMVPFQMAAAGEHAKVLPAVPAYLDVKLEALQATYLRAPERAEIPVTCEENLVVEYYAR, encoded by the coding sequence ATGGCTAACGCCCGTGCCCGCCGCACCGTACGCCTTTCGCGTGCGCTCGGCCTTGCATTGACCCCTAAAGCTGAAAAGTACATGGAGCGCCGTCCATACGGTCCAGGCCAGCATGGCCGCGCCCGTAAGAAGCAGGACAGCGACTACGCAGTACGTCTGCGCGAAAAGCAGCGTCTGCGTGCCCAGTACGGCATCCGCGAAGTTCAGATGCTGAACGCCTTCAAGGAAGCCAAGCGCCTCGGCGGCCAGACCGGTGACAACCTGTTGGCACTGCTCGAGTCCCGCCTGGATGCCCTGGTTCTGCGTGCAGGCTTCGCCCGCACCATCCAGCAGGCTCGCCAGCTGGTTGTGCACCGTCACATCCTGGTCAACGGCCAGCGTGTTGACCGCCCGTCCTTCAAGGTACAGCCGGGTCAGCTGATCCACGTACACGAGAAGAGCGAGAAGATGGTTCCATTCCAGATGGCTGCAGCAGGTGAGCACGCAAAGGTGCTGCCAGCTGTTCCTGCGTACCTGGACGTGAAGCTGGAAGCCCTTCAGGCTACCTACCTGCGCGCTCCTGAGCGTGCAGAGATCCCAGTGACCTGCGAAGAGAACCTCGTGGTCGAGTACTACGCACGCTAA
- the dtd gene encoding D-aminoacyl-tRNA deacylase, whose amino-acid sequence MRAVVQVASTARVEVEGEIVGQLDSPGLVILLGVTHEDDQATARKVAEKIWQLRIMKDETSAAGNQAPLLVISQFTLYGSVRKGRRPSWSNAAPGPVSEPLYEYFVRYLRELGAHVETGRFGAMMEVSLTNSGPFTVIVDSADLA is encoded by the coding sequence ATGCGCGCCGTTGTCCAGGTCGCCAGCACCGCCCGCGTTGAAGTTGAAGGGGAAATTGTCGGGCAGCTCGACTCCCCCGGCCTGGTGATCCTGCTGGGCGTGACCCACGAGGACGATCAGGCCACGGCGCGCAAGGTCGCCGAGAAGATCTGGCAACTGCGCATCATGAAGGATGAAACCTCGGCGGCCGGCAACCAGGCGCCGCTGCTGGTGATCAGCCAGTTCACCCTGTACGGCTCGGTGCGCAAGGGCCGGCGCCCTTCCTGGTCCAATGCTGCGCCCGGCCCGGTCAGCGAGCCGCTCTACGAATACTTCGTGCGGTACCTGCGTGAACTCGGAGCGCACGTTGAGACCGGGCGGTTCGGGGCGATGATGGAGGTGTCGCTGACCAATAGCGGCCCGTTCACAGTGATCGTCGATTCGGCGGACCTGGCCTAG
- a CDS encoding PadR family transcriptional regulator, which produces MSKDSPFPGSWQRAMLPMLLLAELSSGQAHGYALSKILQERGFGPIKGATLYPALAKLEASGFLETRWEEGQGGPGRKVYELSAAGQTELDAQRASFEMLAQLVKAAGN; this is translated from the coding sequence ATGAGTAAGGACTCGCCATTTCCCGGCAGCTGGCAACGCGCCATGCTTCCGATGCTGCTGCTGGCTGAATTGTCGTCCGGGCAAGCCCACGGCTACGCCCTGTCCAAAATCCTGCAAGAACGAGGTTTCGGTCCGATCAAGGGCGCAACGCTCTATCCCGCATTGGCGAAGCTGGAAGCCTCGGGCTTCCTGGAAACCCGATGGGAAGAAGGCCAGGGCGGGCCCGGCCGGAAAGTCTACGAACTCTCCGCCGCCGGCCAAACCGAGCTGGATGCGCAGCGCGCAAGCTTCGAGATGCTCGCGCAGCTGGTGAAGGCTGCCGGCAACTAG